In Pseudophryne corroboree isolate aPseCor3 chromosome 7, aPseCor3.hap2, whole genome shotgun sequence, a single window of DNA contains:
- the CDK5R2 gene encoding cyclin-dependent kinase 5 activator 2: MGTVLSLSPAPGKAGPLDDKKPEPPGIGGGYLAIPNSKNGGSKPEKSLKRHSVLISALTWKRLVAVSAKKKSAKKINPNPGPINGPLLPNNNPVEKLNHENLRKSQVSPGRREPKPVPVPTVPPGSIEGQKIQQQQLVAVQKQASGRSLCSPRRVIVQASTGELLRCLGEFVCRRCYKLKELSPGEPTMWFRNVDRSLLLQGWQDQGFITPANLVFVYLLCREAIGDELASEYDLQAAFLTCLYLAYSYMGNEISYPLKPFLVETDKEVFWQRCLSIIDRMSAKMLQINSDPHYFTQVFQDLKNEGETKESNGHWTINLDR; this comes from the coding sequence ATGGGCACGGTACTGTCCTTGTCTCCAGCTCCCGGAAAGGCTGGACCCTTGGATGACAAGAAGCCAGAGCCCCCAGGAATAGGTGGTGGTTACCTGGCAATTCCCAATAGCAAGAATGGGGGCAGTAAACCAGAAAAGAGCTTAAAGAGACATTCTGTGTTGATCTCAGCGCTCACTTGGAAAAGGCTGGTGGCAGTCTCTGCTAAGAAAAAGAGTGCCAAGAAAATAAATCCAAATCCTGGACCCATTAATGGCCCGCTACTTCCAAATAATAACCCGGTGGAGAAGCTCAATCATGAGAACCTGCGCAAATCCCAGGTCAGCCCTGGTCGCAGGGAACCTAAACCTGTGCCAGTGCCCACTGTGCCCCCAGGTTCCATTGAGGGGCAGAAgatccagcagcagcagctggtggcCGTGCAGAAACAGGCAAGTGGCCGCTCCCTTTGCTCGCCACGTCGGGTTATAGTTCAGGCATCCACGGGTGAACTCCTTCGATGCCTGGGCGAGTTTGTTTGCCGCCGGTGCTATAAACTGAAAGAGCTAAGCCCTGGGGAACCCACTATGTGGTTCCGTAACGTTGATCGCTCATTGCTTCTGCAAGGCTGGCAAGACCAAGGCTTCATCACACCTGCTAACCTGGTGTTTGTGTACCTGCTCTGCAGAGAGGCCATTGGAGATGAACTGGCCAGTGAGTATGATCTACAAGCTGCCTTCCTCACCTGCCTCTACTTGGCTTATTCGTATATGGGCAATGAGATATCCTATCCACTAAAGCCATTCCTTGTGGAGACTGATAAAGAGGTCTTCTGGCAGCGCTGCCTGAGCATTATTGACCGGATGAGTGCCAAAATGCTGCAGATCAATTCTGACCCCCACTATTTCACACAGGTCTTCCAGGACCTGAAGAATGAAGGCGAGACCAAGGAATCCAATGGCCACTGGACTATAAATTTGGACCGTTAA